The following are encoded together in the Candidatus Dependentiae bacterium genome:
- a CDS encoding proline--tRNA ligase, with translation MSTKLPNIKTHFGEWYNEVVYAAELADQSPVRGCIVIRPYGYALWENIKDILDKKIKDTGHQNALFPLLIPESFLKREAQHVEGFAPEVAVVTFAGGKELEEPLVVRPTSETIIHYMFARWLKSWRDLPIKINQWANVVRWEMRTRPFLRTTEFQWQEGHTAHETYEEAKAEVELMLEQYRDLIETYLAIPIVPARKPDSERFAGADITLTVEGLMQDGRALQMGTSHMISQSFAKSFDMTFQNREGVTAYPYLTSWGATTRLIGAVVMVHGDEKGLILPPKIAPVQVVIIPILRADSKDRVLNAAHQLALDLKATTRVIVDDEEHTTPGAKFYKWELKGVPLRIEIGPRDLEKNQVVIVDRLLGTKDIVDLFDIQTKIAERLKRFHEQLFERALLYRETLWFKKAKLVDFEKDLESKGGFYQTGWCGSIECENLIKEAKATIRCVLDENLFPTCFNCDKESANDILVAKAY, from the coding sequence ATGAGTACTAAATTACCTAATATCAAAACGCACTTTGGCGAATGGTACAATGAAGTCGTCTATGCTGCTGAACTTGCAGACCAATCTCCTGTACGTGGTTGCATTGTTATCAGACCCTATGGCTACGCTCTGTGGGAAAATATTAAAGATATACTGGATAAAAAAATAAAAGATACAGGTCATCAAAACGCACTCTTTCCGTTATTAATACCTGAATCGTTTTTAAAACGCGAAGCACAACACGTTGAAGGCTTTGCGCCTGAAGTTGCAGTGGTAACGTTTGCAGGAGGCAAAGAACTTGAAGAGCCTTTGGTAGTACGCCCTACCTCAGAAACTATCATACACTACATGTTTGCGCGTTGGCTTAAATCATGGCGGGATTTGCCTATTAAAATCAACCAATGGGCAAACGTAGTTCGTTGGGAAATGCGTACGCGTCCTTTTTTACGTACAACTGAATTTCAGTGGCAAGAAGGCCACACTGCACATGAAACATACGAAGAAGCTAAAGCAGAAGTAGAGCTCATGCTTGAGCAATATCGTGACTTAATAGAAACTTACTTAGCTATTCCTATAGTACCTGCACGTAAACCAGACAGCGAACGTTTTGCTGGCGCTGATATTACTTTAACAGTTGAAGGTCTTATGCAGGATGGTCGTGCATTACAGATGGGTACGTCTCACATGATATCCCAAAGTTTTGCTAAATCATTTGACATGACGTTTCAAAATCGTGAAGGCGTTACAGCATACCCATATTTAACAAGCTGGGGTGCCACTACACGTTTGATAGGCGCAGTAGTAATGGTACACGGTGATGAAAAAGGTCTTATATTGCCACCAAAGATAGCACCTGTTCAAGTGGTGATTATACCTATATTACGCGCAGATTCTAAAGACCGTGTATTAAATGCTGCTCATCAACTTGCTCTTGACCTTAAAGCTACAACACGTGTAATAGTAGATGATGAAGAGCATACAACACCAGGGGCTAAATTCTACAAATGGGAGCTCAAGGGCGTTCCTTTACGCATAGAAATTGGGCCACGAGATCTGGAAAAAAACCAGGTAGTTATAGTTGATCGCTTGCTGGGCACTAAAGATATAGTGGATCTCTTTGACATTCAAACTAAAATAGCTGAGCGGCTTAAACGCTTTCATGAGCAATTATTTGAACGAGCTCTTTTGTATCGTGAAACTCTTTGGTTTAAAAAAGCCAAACTGGTTGATTTTGAAAAAGATTTAGAATCCAAAGGTGGCTTTTATCAAACAGGCTGGTGCGGTAGCATTGAGTGTGAAAATCTTATTAAAGAGGCAAAAGCAACTATACGCTGCGTGCTTGATGAAAACTTATTTCCTACCTGTTTTAATTGCGACAAAGAAAGTGCTAACGATATATTAGTTGCAAAAGCATATTAA
- the dnaB gene encoding replicative DNA helicase: MLQRKTYYDKQSLVATEKLLGRSLPFSVEAERSVLGSLLLYNGQLDTVSEILVPDDYYMPAHKTIYEALLSIESRKQRIDIITLQDELEKTGHLASIGGVMYLLSLQEDIPSVGLLEQHARIIKEKAVLRELISSATQIITNCYSQNEKEIEAVLDEAERIIFKISQKRAQQNFIQLSIWIKQTFQHLSDIKGHAKGITGIPTGYKKLDEATSGFQNSDFIVLAARPSMGKTALALSLARYAAVSGFTVGFFSLEMSAEQLTLRLVSAESGVSHGKIRNGNVSSEEWETLTQVAGELSQLKLFIDDTATQTIADIRAKARKLKMEHNLQFLVIDYLQLLHGTRKYENRHQEVSEISRSLKALAKELNIPVVALSQLSRAVDSRTDKRPMLSDLRESGAIEQDADVIMFLYRDIVYRPDTENPALAELIIGKQRNGPTGMVQLHFQNDLTLFRDVIEEGG, from the coding sequence ATGCTGCAAAGAAAAACGTATTACGATAAACAGTCACTTGTAGCAACCGAAAAGCTACTTGGTAGAAGCCTCCCCTTTAGTGTGGAGGCTGAACGCTCAGTTCTTGGATCGCTACTCTTATATAACGGTCAGTTAGATACAGTAAGCGAAATACTCGTGCCTGATGACTATTATATGCCTGCCCATAAAACTATTTATGAAGCCTTGTTGTCTATTGAATCTCGTAAACAACGCATAGATATTATTACGCTTCAAGATGAACTTGAAAAAACGGGCCATTTAGCCAGTATAGGCGGAGTAATGTATTTGCTTTCGTTACAAGAGGATATTCCCTCTGTAGGGCTTCTTGAGCAGCACGCACGTATTATAAAAGAAAAAGCTGTTCTACGAGAACTTATATCTTCAGCAACACAGATAATTACTAATTGCTACAGCCAAAATGAAAAAGAAATTGAAGCTGTACTGGATGAAGCTGAACGTATAATTTTTAAGATATCGCAAAAGCGGGCCCAGCAAAATTTTATACAATTAAGTATTTGGATAAAGCAAACCTTTCAGCATTTATCTGATATTAAGGGGCATGCTAAGGGTATTACAGGTATTCCAACAGGATATAAAAAGCTAGATGAGGCGACTTCTGGTTTTCAAAATAGTGATTTTATTGTTCTTGCTGCTCGTCCCTCGATGGGTAAAACAGCATTAGCACTGAGTTTAGCCCGTTATGCTGCTGTATCAGGTTTTACGGTGGGCTTTTTCTCTCTTGAGATGTCTGCAGAGCAGTTAACGCTCCGTTTAGTGTCAGCTGAATCGGGTGTGTCGCATGGTAAAATTCGTAATGGCAATGTGAGCTCAGAAGAATGGGAAACCCTTACTCAAGTTGCAGGAGAGCTTTCACAACTTAAATTATTTATTGATGACACTGCGACACAAACCATTGCTGATATTCGTGCTAAAGCTCGGAAGTTGAAAATGGAACACAACTTACAGTTTTTAGTTATTGATTATCTACAATTGCTGCATGGTACGCGTAAGTATGAAAATCGCCATCAGGAAGTATCAGAGATTTCACGTTCATTAAAAGCTTTGGCTAAAGAGCTTAATATACCTGTTGTAGCTTTATCGCAGCTTTCTCGTGCGGTTGATAGTAGAACAGATAAGCGTCCTATGCTCTCTGATTTACGTGAATCAGGTGCTATAGAACAAGATGCTGATGTTATTATGTTTTTATACCGAGATATTGTCTATAGACCGGACACGGAAAACCCTGCACTTGCTGAATTAATTATTGGCAAACAGCGTAATGGCCCTACGGGTATGGTACAACTTCATTTTCAAAATGATCTTACGTTATTTAGAGATGTTATAGAAGAGGGTGGTTAA
- a CDS encoding site-specific integrase, translated as MDNVLVGFETFLIEHTKLSEQSYRSYKKDLAEFIEYLEYKNCKLIEITASLLNDYFSLLHTRQLGTATAVRKFCVLKLLCTYLHSKCNLPDLSFVVPTDKNVPFLCSPETVQTILHTYKNKSFEEYQELPYRELRNFTLLYLLSYTSLTINKLVLLKKNNLCPKTYTLQYACPKTGSKTIDLSPAFFSALEVYLQKIPFVSEYLFALQSGGKIKPFSRQAAWVLVKNMLEEGTKKRPLPESFTQLLDDDIKELYKKHPRS; from the coding sequence ATGGACAATGTATTAGTAGGATTTGAAACATTTTTGATCGAGCATACAAAATTATCAGAGCAAAGTTACCGTTCTTATAAAAAAGATTTGGCTGAGTTTATAGAGTATCTTGAGTATAAAAACTGTAAACTTATAGAAATCACTGCTAGCCTGCTAAATGACTATTTTAGCTTACTTCACACCAGACAGTTAGGCACTGCTACAGCAGTACGTAAGTTTTGTGTCTTAAAGTTATTGTGTACCTATTTACATAGTAAGTGTAATCTACCAGACTTAAGCTTTGTAGTACCAACGGATAAAAATGTACCTTTTCTTTGTTCTCCTGAAACAGTACAAACTATATTACATACATACAAAAACAAAAGCTTTGAAGAGTATCAGGAATTACCGTATAGAGAACTGCGCAATTTTACTTTACTTTACCTGCTTTCGTATACTTCTTTAACTATCAATAAGTTAGTACTTTTGAAAAAAAACAACCTGTGCCCTAAAACATATACACTACAGTATGCTTGCCCCAAAACAGGTAGTAAAACCATAGATCTCTCGCCTGCGTTTTTTAGCGCTCTTGAAGTGTATTTACAAAAAATACCTTTTGTATCAGAATATCTTTTTGCACTCCAATCGGGAGGTAAAATTAAGCCTTTTTCACGTCAAGCAGCTTGGGTACTTGTCAAAAACATGTTAGAAGAAGGCACTAAAAAAAGACCTCTTCCTGAAAGCTTTACTCAATTGCTTGATGATGATATTAAAGAACTCTATAAAAAACATCCACGATCTTAA
- a CDS encoding nucleoside triphosphate pyrophosphohydrolase, producing MRVFKQNKLWRDKAITRLEESGSKIHTLDLADQEYDKQLRLKLVEEADEVLKAPSKSTLIEELADVLEVIKALCKAHAITLDTVSEAQEKKYRERGGFESKKFVVKAEHPEGSFGEKYCLADPEKYPEIEQY from the coding sequence ATGCGTGTGTTTAAACAAAATAAGTTATGGCGTGATAAAGCAATAACACGATTAGAAGAATCAGGCTCAAAAATCCATACACTAGATCTTGCTGATCAAGAATATGATAAGCAATTGCGCTTAAAATTAGTAGAAGAAGCTGATGAGGTATTAAAAGCTCCATCAAAGTCGACGCTTATTGAGGAACTAGCTGACGTATTAGAAGTCATAAAAGCTCTTTGTAAAGCTCATGCTATTACTCTTGATACTGTTAGTGAAGCTCAAGAAAAAAAATATAGAGAGCGTGGCGGTTTTGAGTCTAAAAAGTTTGTGGTAAAAGCCGAGCATCCTGAAGGTAGTTTTGGCGAAAAATATTGCTTAGCAGATCCAGAAAAATATCCGGAAATAGAGCAGTATTAG
- a CDS encoding GNAT family N-acetyltransferase, with translation MTIPSLQDIPKQITTARLFLRTPQTGDGILLNAAVINSFDQLTKYMPWADHKPTHEESELFCIQAQAQWLLGQELTFYIFDLLEQKQILGVVSLHTIDWTVPRFEIGYWINSSYANKGIITEATNAVATYAFKKLNAQRIEIRCDEDNIPSRRIAEKLNFIQEGILLKHQQKPHHKGIRNTVIYACYDIKQLTT, from the coding sequence TTGACAATACCATCCTTACAAGATATACCAAAACAAATTACTACCGCTCGCTTATTTTTACGCACTCCTCAAACCGGAGATGGCATACTACTGAACGCTGCAGTGATTAACTCTTTTGATCAATTAACTAAGTATATGCCCTGGGCTGATCACAAACCAACTCATGAAGAATCAGAACTCTTTTGTATTCAAGCTCAAGCCCAATGGTTACTTGGTCAAGAACTTACTTTTTATATTTTTGATTTGTTGGAGCAAAAGCAGATACTTGGTGTAGTGAGTTTACATACTATAGATTGGACAGTCCCACGCTTTGAAATAGGCTATTGGATTAACTCTTCGTATGCAAATAAAGGTATTATAACAGAAGCTACAAATGCCGTAGCAACCTATGCTTTTAAAAAACTTAATGCCCAACGCATAGAAATTAGATGCGATGAAGACAATATACCCAGCAGGAGAATTGCAGAAAAACTTAACTTTATTCAAGAAGGGATTCTGCTCAAACACCAGCAGAAACCCCATCATAAAGGTATACGCAATACCGTTATTTATGCTTGTTATGATATAAAGCAGTTAACGACCTAA
- a CDS encoding DNA replication/repair protein RecF, protein MRILSVDLKHFRCFSSLHIDFNSSVVLLTGSNGAGKTSVLEALHYACYLKSFKTSVPKEMAQLGSTGFNATITIASDAVSLDMLSVSFAHNRRTVKINQKTVSSFKELYGLYKAITMTEEDLMLVKGSPNLRRTFLDQFLTLLDPAYALILRKYKQVLDNRNALLAHYKGDHESYLLWTEQLWHLSRILQNKRIELLHTLETQALSLSGPVLGAEYSIKLVYEYARPYTITTQKSGADFVFYYPALLERELYQKRTLFGAHLDDFTIEFQQKSSRIYASRGQQKLIVFLLKLAQVTMLNQRAHNSVVFLIDDFMTDLDTTKAAALLELLIPLAAQTVITSPVRHSFLEQELSKYNATHNEL, encoded by the coding sequence GTGCGTATCCTTTCAGTAGACCTTAAGCATTTTCGTTGTTTTAGCTCCCTACACATTGATTTTAATAGCTCTGTAGTACTCCTTACAGGATCCAATGGAGCAGGCAAAACATCGGTACTAGAAGCACTCCATTATGCTTGTTATCTTAAATCGTTTAAAACCTCAGTACCAAAAGAAATGGCTCAATTGGGATCAACTGGTTTTAATGCCACTATAACCATAGCATCAGATGCTGTATCTCTTGATATGCTTTCTGTATCTTTTGCACATAATCGCCGCACAGTAAAAATTAACCAAAAAACAGTAAGCTCCTTTAAAGAATTATATGGCCTTTATAAAGCTATTACTATGACAGAAGAAGATCTTATGCTCGTTAAAGGGTCACCCAACTTGCGTAGAACTTTTTTAGATCAATTTCTTACGCTCCTTGACCCTGCTTACGCCTTAATACTCCGTAAATACAAACAAGTTCTTGATAATCGTAACGCTTTACTTGCTCATTATAAAGGCGATCATGAATCTTATCTGCTTTGGACTGAGCAGCTCTGGCATCTTTCACGTATTTTACAAAATAAACGTATTGAATTATTACATACACTTGAAACTCAAGCTCTTAGTTTAAGTGGTCCAGTTCTAGGTGCTGAATATAGTATAAAGTTGGTATATGAATATGCACGGCCTTACACTATTACTACGCAAAAATCCGGTGCCGATTTTGTTTTTTATTACCCTGCTCTTTTAGAACGCGAACTCTATCAAAAACGAACTCTTTTTGGAGCCCATCTAGATGATTTTACTATTGAGTTTCAACAAAAATCATCCCGCATTTATGCTTCTCGAGGACAACAAAAGCTTATTGTATTTTTACTTAAACTTGCTCAAGTTACTATGCTTAATCAACGGGCTCACAACTCAGTTGTTTTTCTTATAGATGATTTTATGACCGATCTGGATACGACTAAAGCAGCCGCACTTCTTGAACTTCTTATTCCCCTAGCAGCACAAACTGTTATAACCTCCCCTGTACGTCACAGTTTTCTTGAACAAGAACTTTCTAAATATAATGCTACGCATAATGAGCTTTAA
- a CDS encoding crossover junction endodeoxyribonuclease RuvC codes for MVVLGIDPGFTSTGFGILKKEGGKAFLLDYGCLNLPSCKPLDARIALFYDFFVQKIETWQVTHIALETPFLGKNAQTFLKLGYLRGILYLLASKYTLSLHEFAPREVKLSVTGFGAAQKEQVARVILRLFPTMSMPSKLDVTDALAVTLCGVWKASLRA; via the coding sequence ATGGTAGTATTAGGTATTGATCCTGGATTTACCTCTACTGGTTTTGGCATACTTAAAAAAGAAGGTGGCAAAGCCTTTTTACTTGACTATGGCTGTCTTAATTTACCAAGCTGTAAACCTCTTGATGCTCGGATAGCTCTTTTTTATGATTTTTTTGTACAAAAAATTGAAACATGGCAGGTTACTCATATCGCACTTGAAACTCCTTTTCTGGGTAAAAATGCCCAAACATTTCTTAAATTAGGATACCTGCGCGGTATTCTCTATCTACTTGCCTCAAAATACACTCTTTCTTTACATGAATTTGCTCCACGTGAAGTCAAACTTTCAGTTACTGGCTTTGGAGCAGCTCAAAAAGAGCAGGTCGCTCGTGTTATACTTCGTCTTTTTCCTACAATGAGTATGCCAAGCAAACTTGATGTAACTGATGCTCTAGCCGTTACATTATGTGGTGTTTGGAAAGCGTCTCTGCGAGCATAG
- a CDS encoding transporter has product MNIRSISLYFITIGLPNAYSYSLPAVNLGLTNFLDGGPIRSAPGWYWLQYGRYYHATRFLNNLGKPLGSPLLQSPSFTLISTGIQGTYQSHKKVLFGAYGGIDVSIPLVLQSKISKSQLGLTSSGAGFGNINTGLYLQWEPLFIHGRPFFVHRVEFAASFPAGKNREPFQTINPSTSFKFINPYWAATLFATPHVALSWRLYYLWSSTSHKTGLKPGDAVHLNYAAAYGLLKNKLFIGLNGYFLQQLENNKVKGQIMPNSCERVLGIGPGAVYFVSQDNILFAHLYWEKLVRNRPQGKSFVLDFVKHF; this is encoded by the coding sequence TTGAATATTCGTAGCATCTCTTTATATTTTATCACTATTGGATTGCCAAACGCTTATAGTTATAGCTTACCTGCAGTTAATCTAGGATTAACTAACTTTCTTGATGGTGGTCCCATTAGATCAGCACCGGGCTGGTATTGGCTACAGTATGGTCGCTATTATCATGCTACACGATTTCTTAATAATCTCGGAAAACCACTTGGAAGCCCATTGTTACAATCACCAAGCTTTACACTTATATCTACGGGAATACAAGGCACTTACCAATCGCATAAAAAAGTATTATTTGGAGCATACGGTGGTATTGATGTATCTATACCCTTAGTATTACAATCCAAAATAAGCAAAAGTCAGCTTGGTCTTACGAGTAGCGGTGCCGGCTTTGGCAACATAAATACAGGTCTTTATTTACAGTGGGAACCTCTCTTTATACACGGACGCCCTTTTTTTGTGCATAGAGTAGAATTTGCAGCATCATTTCCTGCAGGTAAAAACAGAGAGCCTTTTCAAACCATTAACCCAAGCACTAGCTTTAAGTTTATTAACCCTTATTGGGCAGCAACACTTTTTGCTACGCCTCATGTAGCACTTTCTTGGCGTTTGTATTATTTATGGTCAAGCACTTCACACAAAACAGGCCTCAAGCCGGGCGATGCTGTACATCTTAATTATGCTGCCGCTTATGGATTACTTAAGAATAAGCTCTTTATTGGCCTTAACGGCTACTTCTTACAACAGCTAGAAAATAATAAGGTTAAAGGACAAATCATGCCTAACAGTTGTGAACGTGTACTCGGAATTGGGCCTGGCGCTGTCTACTTTGTCTCACAGGACAACATACTATTTGCTCACTTATATTGGGAGAAGTTAGTACGCAATCGACCTCAGGGCAAAAGCTTCGTTTTAGACTTTGTTAAGCATTTTTAA
- the dnaN gene encoding DNA polymerase III subunit beta → MDKKFIVDQKLLLGLLSSMQPICSKRTALDATSSILFQVSHKELVLKSTDLEISLQTSCTLEESNLVESCSFLVSGKRIFEVVKELEGHIDCELTQSQISLRAGAVNLALNIKDAQEFPPFPERIENLMHLDAPLMRTLLDNVAFLIPQNNANPALNGLLLEIGPVGLTMTATDGHCLAQVNTQNTVLQEARHWLLPRRAIFELKKILETSQDATLFLGVCGNQLVFSGELFNFFTKLLADQFPQYRAILDKTAFLPATIERSRFIKTLRRSTCLLSGQFIATKFSFAQEHVRVSLQNKEVGTLDEQLPVQSPHEHGIDIRFYAPYLLSGIQEFSDSDITFYLKNGTSPIIFESHTNEFRMTYLVMPVSPTLG, encoded by the coding sequence ATGGATAAAAAATTTATTGTTGATCAAAAATTATTGTTAGGCCTGTTGTCTTCTATGCAGCCTATATGTTCTAAGCGTACGGCTTTAGATGCTACAAGCTCAATACTCTTTCAAGTAAGTCATAAAGAATTAGTGCTTAAAAGCACCGATTTAGAAATTAGTTTACAAACAAGCTGTACTCTTGAAGAAAGCAACTTAGTTGAAAGCTGTTCTTTTTTAGTATCAGGTAAACGTATTTTTGAAGTAGTAAAAGAGCTTGAAGGTCATATTGATTGTGAACTTACTCAAAGCCAAATATCTTTACGCGCTGGTGCAGTTAATTTAGCACTTAATATAAAAGATGCTCAAGAATTTCCGCCCTTTCCTGAACGCATTGAAAACCTTATGCATCTTGATGCGCCGCTTATGCGTACGCTGCTTGATAATGTAGCTTTCTTGATACCTCAGAATAATGCTAATCCTGCTCTTAATGGCCTACTTCTAGAAATAGGCCCTGTAGGTTTAACTATGACAGCGACCGACGGCCATTGTCTTGCGCAAGTTAACACTCAAAATACAGTATTACAAGAGGCACGCCATTGGCTGCTACCTCGACGTGCTATATTTGAACTTAAAAAGATTTTAGAAACGTCACAAGACGCTACACTTTTTTTAGGTGTCTGCGGCAATCAACTCGTCTTCTCTGGTGAACTTTTTAATTTTTTCACCAAGCTCCTTGCAGATCAATTTCCTCAGTATCGGGCTATTTTAGATAAAACAGCATTTTTACCAGCTACTATAGAGCGATCTCGGTTTATTAAAACGTTACGTCGCTCAACCTGTTTGCTTTCTGGGCAATTTATAGCAACTAAATTTTCATTTGCTCAAGAACATGTACGTGTATCACTGCAAAACAAAGAAGTGGGCACTCTAGACGAGCAGCTACCTGTACAAAGCCCGCACGAGCATGGTATCGACATACGGTTTTATGCCCCTTATTTGCTCAGTGGCATTCAAGAGTTTTCTGACAGTGATATTACTTTTTATCTTAAAAATGGCACCAGTCCCATTATCTTTGAGTCTCATACAAACGAATTTCGTATGACCTACTTAGTTATGCCTGTATCGCCTACCTTAGGTTAA
- a CDS encoding GNAT family N-acetyltransferase, which translates to MSSVLVVGFLAEEQIDLVARAFVTPWLDFTMVKERWQRYYYEQQKGSRRICIISKQGIPIGYGTLVFKPQYFYFKENNIPEINDVWVTPEERSQGFGKLIITYLEEQAKIAGYIRIGLGVGLYSCYGPAQRLYYTLGYQPDGKGITYNFLPVTPGEAYCVDDDLILWLTKTIE; encoded by the coding sequence ATGAGTTCTGTTTTAGTAGTAGGATTCTTAGCTGAAGAACAGATTGATCTTGTTGCTCGTGCTTTTGTAACACCCTGGTTAGATTTTACTATGGTTAAAGAGCGATGGCAAAGATACTATTATGAGCAACAAAAGGGTAGTAGACGTATTTGTATTATAAGTAAGCAGGGTATACCTATCGGTTATGGAACTTTAGTATTCAAACCCCAGTATTTCTATTTTAAAGAAAATAATATTCCTGAAATTAATGATGTATGGGTAACGCCAGAAGAGCGATCGCAGGGTTTTGGTAAGCTTATTATAACCTATTTGGAGGAGCAGGCTAAAATTGCAGGCTATATCCGTATTGGGCTTGGTGTAGGCTTATATTCTTGTTACGGACCAGCCCAGCGTTTATACTATACATTAGGTTATCAACCTGATGGCAAAGGTATAACGTATAACTTTCTACCAGTTACACCTGGCGAAGCTTATTGCGTTGATGATGATTTGATTCTCTGGTTAACAAAAACTATTGAATAA
- the rplI gene encoding 50S ribosomal protein L9, whose amino-acid sequence MKVFLLKDVERVGIAGEIIKTSEGYARNFLIPQKLALEVTPQNESSFANKVKTIEHRKEVVESKTSMLAEKIKSIELVLKRKMHDGDKLYGSISASDIVDLLAAKGVSVSKNQVEFGKAIKTKGIYEVVIKLSSKLQPTLKLKIMPESQGPRA is encoded by the coding sequence ATGAAAGTATTTTTGCTCAAAGATGTTGAGAGAGTAGGAATTGCTGGAGAGATTATAAAAACCTCAGAAGGCTACGCTCGTAATTTTTTAATTCCTCAAAAGCTTGCTTTAGAAGTTACTCCTCAAAATGAGTCTTCTTTTGCTAATAAAGTTAAAACTATAGAACATCGCAAGGAAGTAGTTGAAAGTAAAACTTCAATGCTTGCAGAAAAAATAAAATCTATTGAACTTGTTCTTAAGCGCAAAATGCATGATGGTGACAAGCTCTATGGCTCTATTAGCGCAAGTGATATAGTAGATTTGTTGGCAGCTAAAGGAGTAAGTGTTTCTAAAAACCAAGTAGAATTTGGAAAAGCTATTAAAACCAAAGGTATCTACGAAGTGGTTATAAAACTCTCTTCTAAGTTGCAACCTACGTTAAAACTAAAAATTATGCCAGAAAGCCAAGGGCCACGAGCATAA
- a CDS encoding ankyrin repeat domain-containing protein yields the protein MAQSLVFLILMIVQLNVLNGLYSEELFHVAESGNVEEAEKLIAQGASVSYVNKQGGTPLGRAVFYEHIPLVKLLLSKGAGCGFRYVNDSLTPLLTAITQKNSILVQLLLEAGADPTSPRYIQGNAPLHWAIRSNCPECVKLLLQAGACPFVQNNAGETALDQLKTVIYEDKQVLSKLLEEYVITIDEIKVKPTEALLYTLIDRGYLKLALQVLQKLAPTVKLVERCNKIAKKRYTKTKEKSYQVLGKHLQQHALRCFLIYILSRLNFTITEQVLGNKRVMFPLSPSESLGEIPKEIVHIIAQYAVPLSS from the coding sequence ATGGCGCAAAGTCTCGTATTTTTAATTCTCATGATAGTGCAATTAAATGTATTAAATGGATTATATAGTGAGGAATTATTTCATGTAGCAGAGTCTGGTAATGTAGAAGAAGCTGAAAAGCTTATAGCTCAAGGAGCTTCTGTTAGTTATGTAAATAAACAGGGAGGAACGCCTCTAGGCAGAGCGGTATTTTATGAACATATACCGTTAGTAAAGTTATTGTTATCTAAAGGTGCGGGGTGTGGCTTCAGGTATGTAAATGATAGCCTAACACCGTTGCTTACAGCAATTACTCAGAAAAACAGTATACTTGTACAACTTCTTTTAGAGGCTGGTGCAGATCCTACAAGTCCACGTTATATACAGGGTAATGCACCATTGCATTGGGCAATACGCAGCAATTGTCCAGAATGTGTAAAATTATTGCTTCAAGCTGGCGCATGCCCTTTTGTTCAAAACAATGCCGGTGAAACTGCTTTAGATCAACTTAAAACTGTTATATATGAAGATAAGCAAGTGCTTAGTAAACTTTTAGAAGAGTATGTAATTACGATAGATGAGATAAAAGTTAAGCCTACAGAGGCACTTTTATATACGCTTATTGATAGAGGGTATCTAAAATTAGCATTACAGGTATTACAAAAACTAGCTCCTACGGTTAAGCTAGTAGAACGGTGTAATAAAATAGCTAAAAAAAGATATACAAAAACAAAAGAAAAAAGTTACCAGGTCTTAGGTAAGCATTTGCAACAGCACGCATTACGTTGTTTTTTAATATATATTTTGTCGCGGCTGAATTTTACAATAACCGAGCAAGTGTTAGGAAATAAGCGGGTTATGTTTCCTCTAAGCCCTAGCGAATCTCTAGGTGAGATTCCTAAAGAGATAGTACATATAATTGCTCAGTACGCTGTGCCTTTATCTTCTTAG